The proteins below are encoded in one region of Helicoverpa zea isolate HzStark_Cry1AcR chromosome 21, ilHelZeax1.1, whole genome shotgun sequence:
- the LOC124640823 gene encoding MYG1 exonuclease isoform X3 — protein MLKLLPLYKDALIVRTRDTSKLDDCDIVVDVGAVFDHAKKRYDHHQREFNETLSMLRPEFGDKFKIKLSSAGLVYTYYGEDVIKQLMPSNTSLNPSDLTVIYKKVYQNFIEEIDAIDNGVPIASEEPRYKIRTNLSSRVARLNPEWNSKQDINIDEVFKKAMALVSEEFLYTVNYFITVWLPAREYVRASLDSRFEVHKSGEIVEFKERFPWKEHLFDLEEEMNIGHEIKYVIFNDKPNSWRVQAVPVNPTSFVTRKPLHKSWWGVRDDILSEVAAIEGCIFCHSTGFIGGNTSRDGALKMAISSLEAEA, from the exons CATTATACAAAGATGCCCTCATCGTCCGTACTCGGGATACATCCAAGCTCGATGATTGTGACATTGTTGTTGATGTCGGTGCTGTCTTTGACCATGCCAAGAAGCGGTACGATCACCACCAGAGAGAATTTAATGAGACCCTGAGCATGCTGAGGCCTGAATTTGGTGATAAGTTCAAAatcaa ATTGAGTTCTGCAGGCTTAGTGTACACTTACTATGGAGAAGATGTCATAAAGCAACTGATGCCGAGCAATACTTCATTGAACCCATCTGATTTGACTGTAATCTATAAAAAAGTATATCAGAATTTCATTGAAGAAATCGATGCTATAGACAATGGTGTACCGATAGCCTCAGAGGAACCGAGGTACAAAATACGCACGAATCTAAGCAGTAGAGTGGCACGCTTGAACCCAGAGTGGAACTCCAAACAAGATATAAACATAGATGAAGTTTTTAAAAAAGCAATGGCTTTAGTAAGTGAAGAATTTCTATACACAGTCAACTACTTTATAACTGTATGGTTGCCAGCTAGAGAATATGTCAGGGCATCATTAGACAGCAGATTTGAAGTTCACAAATCTGGGGAGATTGTCGAATTCAAGGAGAGATTTCCTTGGAAAGAACACTTGTTTGATTTGGAGGAAGAAATGAATATTGGGCATGAAATCAAGTATGTTATATTCAATGACAAGCCAAACTCTTGGAGAGTTCAAGCTGTACCTGTGAACCCTACAAGCTTTGTTACCAG GAAACCTCTACACAAAAGTTGGTGGGGTGTGAGGGATGACATTCTGAGTGAAGTCGCAGCTATAGAAGGTTGTATATTCTGCCACAGTACCGGATTCATTGGCGGTAACACATCGCGAGATGGAGCTTTAAAAATGGCCATCTCAAGTCTAGAAGCGGAGGCATAA